The following are encoded together in the Phaseolus vulgaris cultivar G19833 chromosome 9, P. vulgaris v2.0, whole genome shotgun sequence genome:
- the LOC137821773 gene encoding RNA polymerase sigma factor sigE, chloroplastic/mitochondrial isoform X2 yields MGVVTVSSSAARTPLGLNTKFSCNRLKRPLIIAFKGDKHDDSALVATQEKIPVPVETSKTQKKKMGKAKKLPKRERVAFVEENSQTSLDVDYNEAAAMLENIYKLSPASDTANAECMDGKIKRVSRRRKKIVDDCEEKDVNDDRVVRNQNKKAKRLGLDQRISLKSNTDGDEVVPTQKKRNANNSVEKIEELIREYSASTDFVGMDWRRMKIPPVLSSSEHAWLFKLMQPVKTILQVKEDLQKELAREPADGELANATNMSIAHVKKALEVGQAARNKLIKHNLRLVLFVINKYFTDFASGSRFQDLCQSGVKGLMTAIDRFEPNRRFRLSTYSLFWIRHAITRSMTLSSFTRVPFGLESVRGEIQKAKTKLTFELQRSPTEEEIIERVNISPERYHDVMKASKSILSLNSRHITTQEEFINGVVDDDGVNGDNT; encoded by the exons ATGGGAGTTGTGACTGTTTCTAGCTCAGCAGCGAGGACTCCATTGGGATTGAATACAAAGTTTTCCTGTAATCGTCTGAAGAGACCTTTAATTATAGCATTTAAAGGGGATAAACACGATGACTCAGCTTTGGTTGCAACTCAAGAGAAAATCCCTGTGCCCGTTGAGACATCCAAGACGCAGAAGAAAAAGATGGGGAAAGCTAAGAAACTGCCTAAGAGAGAAAGGGTTGCCTTTGTGGAGGAAAATTCCCAAACTTCCTTGGATGTGGACTATAATGAAGCTGCTGCTATGCTTGAAAATATATACAAACTCAGCCCTGCTTCTGATACTGCTAATGCAGAATGTATGGATGGTAAAATCAAAAGGGTCTCCCGGAGAAGGAAGAAGATCGTTGACGATTGTGAAGAAAAGGATGTAAACGATGATAGGGTGGTCAGAAACCAGAACAAGAAAGCTAAACGGTTGGGTCTTGATCAGAGGATTTCATTAAAGAGTAACACAGATGGGGACGAAGTCGTTCCcacacaaaagaaaagaaatgctAACAATAGTGTTGAGAAGATTGAAGAACTTATTAGGGAATATTCCGCATCAACTGATTTTGTGGGTATGGACTGGAGAAGAATGAAAATACCTCCCGTTCTTTCTTCTTCAGAGCATGCTTGGTTGTTCAAATTGATGCAACCTGTGAAG ACAATACTTCAAGTGAAAGAAGATTTACAGAAGGAGCTAGCAAGAGAACCTGCTGATGGAGAACTAGCCAATGCAACAAACATGAGCATTGCTCATGTAAAGAAAGCACTGGAGGTTGGCCAAGCTGCAAGAAACAAACTCATAAAG CACAATCTCCGGCTTGTCTTGTTCGTGATCAACAAATATTTTACAGATTTTGCAAGTGGCTCTAGGTTTCAAGATCTTTGTCAGTCAGGAGTTAAGGGACTTATGACAGCAATTGATCGCTTTGAGCCAAACAGAAGATTTCGGCTATCAACATATAGTTTATTTTGGATAAGACATGCTATCACTCGTTCAATGACCCTCTCAAGCTTCACACGTGTTCCATTTGGACTTGAATCG GTTCGAGGAGAAATCCAAAAAGCTAAAACTAAGTTAACATTTGAGCTTCAGAGGTCACCAACGGAGGAAGAAATAATAGAAAGAGTTAATATATCCCCGGAAAGATACCATGACGTAATGAAAGCATCAAAATCCATTCTTTCGCTGAACTCGAGGCATATAACTACACAGGAGGAGTTCATTAACGGGGTCGTTGATGATGATGGTGTTAATGGTGATAATA CTTGA
- the LOC137821773 gene encoding RNA polymerase sigma factor sigE, chloroplastic/mitochondrial isoform X1: protein MGVVTVSSSAARTPLGLNTKFSCNRLKRPLIIAFKGDKHDDSALVATQEKIPVPVETSKTQKKKMGKAKKLPKRERVAFVEENSQTSLDVDYNEAAAMLENIYKLSPASDTANAECMDGKIKRVSRRRKKIVDDCEEKDVNDDRVVRNQNKKAKRLGLDQRISLKSNTDGDEVVPTQKKRNANNSVEKIEELIREYSASTDFVGMDWRRMKIPPVLSSSEHAWLFKLMQPVKTILQVKEDLQKELAREPADGELANATNMSIAHVKKALEVGQAARNKLIKHNLRLVLFVINKYFTDFASGSRFQDLCQSGVKGLMTAIDRFEPNRRFRLSTYSLFWIRHAITRSMTLSSFTRVPFGLESVRGEIQKAKTKLTFELQRSPTEEEIIERVNISPERYHDVMKASKSILSLNSRHITTQEEFINGVVDDDGVNGDNSKQPALLRLALDDVLDSLKPKESLVIRQRFGLDGKGDRTLGEIARNLNISREMVRKHEVKALMKLKHSARLDYLRRYVV from the exons ATGGGAGTTGTGACTGTTTCTAGCTCAGCAGCGAGGACTCCATTGGGATTGAATACAAAGTTTTCCTGTAATCGTCTGAAGAGACCTTTAATTATAGCATTTAAAGGGGATAAACACGATGACTCAGCTTTGGTTGCAACTCAAGAGAAAATCCCTGTGCCCGTTGAGACATCCAAGACGCAGAAGAAAAAGATGGGGAAAGCTAAGAAACTGCCTAAGAGAGAAAGGGTTGCCTTTGTGGAGGAAAATTCCCAAACTTCCTTGGATGTGGACTATAATGAAGCTGCTGCTATGCTTGAAAATATATACAAACTCAGCCCTGCTTCTGATACTGCTAATGCAGAATGTATGGATGGTAAAATCAAAAGGGTCTCCCGGAGAAGGAAGAAGATCGTTGACGATTGTGAAGAAAAGGATGTAAACGATGATAGGGTGGTCAGAAACCAGAACAAGAAAGCTAAACGGTTGGGTCTTGATCAGAGGATTTCATTAAAGAGTAACACAGATGGGGACGAAGTCGTTCCcacacaaaagaaaagaaatgctAACAATAGTGTTGAGAAGATTGAAGAACTTATTAGGGAATATTCCGCATCAACTGATTTTGTGGGTATGGACTGGAGAAGAATGAAAATACCTCCCGTTCTTTCTTCTTCAGAGCATGCTTGGTTGTTCAAATTGATGCAACCTGTGAAG ACAATACTTCAAGTGAAAGAAGATTTACAGAAGGAGCTAGCAAGAGAACCTGCTGATGGAGAACTAGCCAATGCAACAAACATGAGCATTGCTCATGTAAAGAAAGCACTGGAGGTTGGCCAAGCTGCAAGAAACAAACTCATAAAG CACAATCTCCGGCTTGTCTTGTTCGTGATCAACAAATATTTTACAGATTTTGCAAGTGGCTCTAGGTTTCAAGATCTTTGTCAGTCAGGAGTTAAGGGACTTATGACAGCAATTGATCGCTTTGAGCCAAACAGAAGATTTCGGCTATCAACATATAGTTTATTTTGGATAAGACATGCTATCACTCGTTCAATGACCCTCTCAAGCTTCACACGTGTTCCATTTGGACTTGAATCG GTTCGAGGAGAAATCCAAAAAGCTAAAACTAAGTTAACATTTGAGCTTCAGAGGTCACCAACGGAGGAAGAAATAATAGAAAGAGTTAATATATCCCCGGAAAGATACCATGACGTAATGAAAGCATCAAAATCCATTCTTTCGCTGAACTCGAGGCATATAACTACACAGGAGGAGTTCATTAACGGGGTCGTTGATGATGATGGTGTTAATGGTGATAATAGTAAGCAACCTGCTCTACTAAGACTTGCTCTTGATGATGTG CTTGATTCCCTGAAGCCGAAGGAGAGCTTGGTGATCAGACAGAGATTTGGACTTGATGGGAAGGGTGACAGAACGTTGGGAGAAATTGCTAGGAACTTGAATATATCAAGGGAAATGGTAAGAAAGCACGAAGTGAAGGCTCTTATGAAGCTCAAGCATTCAGCTCGATTGGATTATCTTCGTCGTTATGTTGTATAA